A DNA window from Engraulis encrasicolus isolate BLACKSEA-1 chromosome 3, IST_EnEncr_1.0, whole genome shotgun sequence contains the following coding sequences:
- the tmem175 gene encoding endosomal/lysosomal proton channel TMEM175 — MGDNDDSDIIEHHVDEAMEKRQRPSHHRTHTHSFLDSVTSSSSEREGHSSTQSSHRLLAFSDALISIIATVMILPVAHTKFKEGEELTESFRVLMTTKIGVYLVTFLIVTVAWAAHIRLFQVIERIDDVLALLNLACMMLITFLPYTFTLMAAFPDKILGILLFCACVMVIGVIQAVIVVYGFSRPFLLNEQIQISENQAYYKQHILKVIMRVPIMCLIASIFTIIFYQLAYVILAIVIFLPYITQALKWCRGKAIGQPVEETPESMLFYSYHPNEPLSKERVEAFSDGVYAIVATLLILDICEDNVPDPGVVQREFGGSLVGALHAYGPEFLAYFGSFATVGLLWFVHHSLFLHVTRTTRLMGLLNTFSLAFVGGLPLAYELTTEFPRGSRNNLEAVQTSCVILFFAGVFQLAIFVASLFDERRTLHPLVRYGGRDHVYMLAKLGLYPCVALATFFLTCALSEFSTSIFHLMQLGVPVTFLLLRLLVKTGLALLRALLAALRHPQQQQPQPGTGAGFGGGGDGVEARLVEVDDDDNNSHVPFSDLVS; from the exons ATGGGGGACAATGACGACAGCGACATCATTGAGCACCATGTCGACGAGGCGATGGAGAAGAGGCAGAGGCCGAGCCACCACAGgacccacacacactcctttctggACAGCGTCACTTCATCTTCATCGGAGAGGGAAGGGCACAGCAGCACGCAGTCCTCTCACCGTCTCCTCGCCTTCAGCGATGCGCTCATCTCCATCATCGCTACTGTCATG ATCCTCCCAGTGGCACACACCAAATTCAAGGAAGGCGAG GAGCTGACTGAGAGCTTCAGGGTCCTGATGACCACTAAGATCGGCGTCTACCTCGTGACGTTTCTCATCGTCACAGTGGCCTGGGCTGCCCACATCAG GTTATTCCAAGTCATTGAGCGCATTGATGATGTCTTGGCACTTCTGAATTTG GCCTGCATGATGCTGATAACCTTTCTGCCGTACACA TTCACCTTGATGGCGGCATTCCCGGACAAAATCCTGGGGATTCTCCTGTTCTGCGCCTGTGTGATGGTCATTGGTGTGATTCAG GCAGTGATAGTCGTGTACGGCTTCAGTCGTCCGTTCCTGTTGAACGAGCAGATCCAGATCTCGGAGAACCAGGCCTACTATAAGCAGCACATCCTGAAGGTCATCATGCGCGTGCCCATCATGTGCCTCATCGCCAGCATCTTCACCATCATCTTCTACCAGCTG GCGTATGTTATTCTGGCCATTGTAATCTTCCTGCCCTACATCACACAGGCTCTGAAGTGGTGTCGTGGCAAGGCTATCG GCCAGCCAGTGGAGGAGACTCCTGAGTCCATGCTGTTCTACAGCTACCACCCCAATGAGCCCCTCAGCAAGGAGCGCGTGGAGGCCTTCAGCGATGGAGTCTACGCCATAGTAGCCACACTGCTCATTCTCGACATATG CGAGGACAACGTGCCGGACCCCGGCGTGGTGCAGCGCGAGTTCGGCGGCAGCCTGGTGGGGGCGCTGCACGCGTACGGGCCCGAGTTCCTGGCCTACTTCGGCTCCTTCGCCACGGTGGGGCTGCTGTGGTTCGTGCACCACTCGCTCTTCCTGCACGTGACGCGCACCACGCGCCTCATGGGCCTGCTCAACACCTTCTCGCTGGCCTTTGTGGGCGGCCTGCCGCTGGCCTACGAGCTGACCACAGAGTTCCCGCGGGGCTCGCGCAACAACCTCGAAGCCGTCCAGACCAGCTGCGTCATCCTCTTCTTCGCCGGCGTCTTCCAGCTGGCCATTTTTGTGGCGTCGCTCTTCGACGAGCGGCGGACGCTGCACCCGCTAGTGCGCTACGGCGGGCGCGACCACGTCTACATGCTGGCCAAGCTGGGCCTGTACCCCTGCGTGGCGCTGGCCACCTTCTTCCTGACGTGCGCGCTGAGCGAGTTCAGCACCTCCATCTTCCACCTGATGCAGCTGGGCGTGCCGGTCACCTTCCTGCTGCTCCGGCTGCTGGTCAAGACGGGCCTGGCGCTGCTCCGCGCTCTGCTGGCCGCCCTGCGCcatccccagcagcagcagccgcagcccgGCACGGGGGCAGGATTTGGGGGAGGAGGGGACGGCGTGGAGGCCAGACTGGTGGAGGTGGACGATGACGATAATAACTCACATGTGCCCTTCAGTGACCTTGTCAGctag